In Rickettsia endosymbiont of Gonocerus acuteangulatus, the following are encoded in one genomic region:
- a CDS encoding transposase has translation MSKRIKLQAIPINRTDYCQFLIVSQKNYSLTYYAEHAKKCSHDVINRFLRNEKYTPSLLWEHIKNDVIFSSNGYTIFDDTVLNKRNTKQIEIARSQYSGATGRVTKGIGVVSLVYYNPDINKFWVIDYRIFAPDHDGATKLEHLLNMLNNAVYSKKIPFQTVLFDTWYSTHKIMQHVDSLGKYYYAPIKANRNVSKTHDSKPYKAVKELTFSDEEIRHGVEIHIKGFAKNKHVNLFKFTVSTNRVEYVVTNNKTHKSSKAAQDECGFRWVIESMHREIKQLTGIERCQCRKQRIQRNHISWAFLVWAFLKRTANTIGKTVYQIKLGLLDDYMQQQLRSPSLRYLEPNIA, from the coding sequence ATGTCAAAGAGGATAAAGTTGCAAGCAATACCAATTAATAGGACAGATTATTGTCAATTTTTAATAGTTAGCCAAAAGAATTATAGTTTAACCTACTACGCTGAACATGCAAAGAAATGTAGTCATGATGTTATTAATAGATTTTTAAGGAATGAAAAATATACACCTTCTTTGTTATGGGAACACATCAAGAATGATGTTATTTTTTCATCTAATGGATATACAATATTTGATGATACGGTTTTAAATAAAAGGAATACGAAGCAAATAGAAATTGCAAGATCGCAGTACAGTGGAGCTACAGGTAGAGTTACTAAAGGTATAGGAGTAGTGAGTCTGGTATATTATAACCCTGATATTAATAAGTTTTGGGTAATAGATTATCGAATTTTTGCACCTGATCATGATGGAGCAACAAAACTAGAACACCTATTAAACATGTTAAATAATGCTGTTTATAGCAAGAAGATTCCTTTTCAAACAGTACTTTTTGACACATGGTATTCTACACACAAAATTATGCAACATGTTGACTCTCTGGGGAAATATTATTATGCCCCTATTAAAGCCAATAGAAACGTTAGTAAAACGCACGATTCTAAACCTTATAAAGCTGTAAAAGAGTTGACATTTTCAGATGAAGAGATCAGGCATGGAGTAGAGATTCATATAAAAGGCTTTGCTAAAAATAAGCATGTTAATTTGTTTAAATTTACTGTTTCTACCAACAGAGTTGAGTATGTTGTTACCAATAACAAAACTCACAAATCTTCTAAAGCTGCACAAGATGAGTGTGGCTTTCGATGGGTAATTGAGAGCATGCACAGAGAAATTAAGCAACTTACTGGGATAGAACGTTGTCAATGCAGGAAACAGCGTATTCAACGTAATCATATTAGTTGGGCATTTTTAGTTTGGGCATTTCTCAAAAGGACTGCAAATACAATCGGTAAAACGGTTTACCAAATAAAGTTAGGGCTTTTAGATGACTATATGCAACAACAGCTGCGTTCTCCATCTTTACGATATTTAGAACCAAACATAGCGTAA
- a CDS encoding IS630 transposase-related protein — protein sequence MSWIILNEKLMAKAYSYDLRIRVIKSLTDGKTIKETSEIYSISRKTIIEWKKLKKQTGDVKAKSGYHTGHRRIQNLRYE from the coding sequence ATGAGTTGGATTATACTAAATGAAAAACTTATGGCAAAGGCATATTCATACGATTTAAGAATACGAGTAATAAAAAGTTTAACAGATGGTAAAACAATAAAAGAGACTTCAGAGATATACTCTATTAGTAGGAAGACTATAATAGAGTGGAAAAAATTAAAGAAACAAACTGGGGATGTCAAAGCAAAAAGTGGTTATCATACAGGACATCGTAGAATACAAAACTTACGCTATGAGTAA
- a CDS encoding transposase gives MINKFWVIDYRIFAPDHDGATKLEHLLNMLNNAVYSKKIPFQTVLFDTWYSTHKIMQHVDSLGKYYYAPIKANRNVSKTHDSKPYKAVKELTFSDEEIRHGVEIHIKGFAKNKHVNLFKFTVSTNRVEYVVTNNKTHKSSKAAQDECGFRWVIESMHREIKQLTGIERCQCRKQRLQRNHISCAFLFGHFSKGLQIQSVKRFTK, from the coding sequence TTGATTAATAAGTTTTGGGTAATAGATTATCGAATTTTTGCACCTGATCATGATGGAGCAACAAAACTAGAACACCTATTAAACATGTTAAATAATGCTGTTTATAGCAAGAAGATTCCTTTTCAAACAGTACTTTTTGACACATGGTATTCTACACACAAAATTATGCAACATGTTGACTCTCTGGGGAAATATTATTATGCCCCTATTAAAGCCAATAGAAACGTTAGTAAAACACACGATTCTAAACCTTATAAAGCTGTAAAAGAGTTGACATTTTCAGATGAAGAGATCAGGCATGGAGTAGAGATTCATATAAAAGGCTTTGCTAAAAATAAGCATGTTAATTTGTTTAAATTTACTGTTTCTACCAACAGAGTTGAGTATGTTGTTACCAATAACAAAACTCACAAATCTTCTAAAGCTGCACAAGATGAGTGTGGCTTTCGATGGGTAATTGAGAGCATGCACAGAGAAATTAAGCAACTTACTGGGATAGAACGTTGTCAATGCAGGAAACAGCGTCTTCAACGTAATCATATTAGTTGTGCATTTTTGTTTGGGCATTTCTCAAAAGGACTGCAAATACAATCGGTAAAACGGTTTACCAAATAA